The Cytophagia bacterium CHB2 genome has a window encoding:
- a CDS encoding DAK2 domain-containing protein: MPITYLDGPRLKDSVIAGAQRLIQMQEHLNNINVFPVPDGDTGTNMALTMRSVAEGALNCKDASVHAVSVALADSALMGARGNSGAILAQFFQGLSEGLNGKTR; encoded by the coding sequence CACGTTTGAAAGATTCTGTGATTGCCGGCGCGCAACGTCTGATTCAAATGCAGGAACACTTGAACAATATCAACGTTTTTCCGGTGCCGGACGGAGACACGGGAACCAACATGGCGCTCACCATGCGCAGCGTGGCCGAAGGCGCATTGAATTGCAAAGACGCCTCGGTGCACGCCGTGAGCGTGGCGCTGGCAGACTCAGCGCTGATGGGTGCGCGCGGAAATTCGGGCGCCATTCTCGCGCAATTTTTCCAGGGGCTGTCCGAAGGGCTCAACGGTAAAACCCG